Proteins from one Setaria italica strain Yugu1 chromosome V, Setaria_italica_v2.0, whole genome shotgun sequence genomic window:
- the LOC101761505 gene encoding golgin-84 encodes MASWLKVAEDLLEVVDRRAKIVATELSDEQSTSQPSGSNSQEVQAKKGKPREKGPLKLTSAAQRERKSRQPPRERMKIEKIRPSAPADSSSVDASASEPVIAPIDVKEMNIEGTLEKGEKVTNDLKTDGAGTVADTVVEVQPMEVNSEDAAPAADVVAHSRNSEIAVESSSSVLDEKSESSSSNQTAEIGPVVNLEERDSDVAVVQDRNVSELSNTEGTVKLQESKKENVSDSPESIENQQGQKSDSVSVKEQDQLEEAQGLLKSAVKTGQSKEARLARVCAGLSSRLQEYKSENAQLEELLVQEREKSSSYEAHIKQLQQEISMSRVEGSRAESNMFDALTAKNAEIESLVKSLDSWKKRAAASEEKLASLEEDMDGLKRNRELTETRVIQALREELATTERRAEEERIAHNATKMAAVEREVELEHRAVEASNALARIQRAADQSSSRALELEHKVAVLEVECASLQQELQEMEARNRRAQKKPSEEANQVLQMQAWQEEVERARQSQREAEAKISSLEAELQKMRVEMAGMRRDAEHYSRQEHVELEKRYRELTDLLYHKQTQLESMASEKAALEFQLEKSLKQFHEVQIEAERSKSTRRSASSWEEDSDIKALEPLPLHHRHMATANQQLQKAAKLLDTGAVRATRFLWRHPVARVSLLFYLVFVHLFLMHLLHRLQDFASREGTSGMGDLALANGNLP; translated from the exons ATGGCCTCCTGGCTCAAGGTCGCCGAAG ACTTGCTCGAAGTCGTCGACCGGAGGGCCAAGATCGTGGCAACTGAGTTGTCGGATGAGCAGTCTACCTCTCAACCTTCAG GATCGAATAGCCAGGAAGTGCAAGCGAAGAAGGGAAAGCCGAGGGAGAAG GGTCCACTGAAGCTCACTTCTGCTGCTCAGAGGGAAAGGAAGAGTAGGCAACCGCCACGAGAGCGGATGAAGATCGAGAAGATCAGGCCTTCAGCACCAGCAGATTCGTCGAGTGTTGATGCCAGTGCTAGTGAACCTGTAATTGCTCCAATTGATGTTAAGGAAATGAATATTGAGGGTACATTGGAGAAAGGAGAGAAGGTTACTAATGATCTCAAGACTGATGGGGCTGGGACTGTTGCTGATACCGTGGTTGAAGTCCAGCCAATGGAGGTAAACTCTGAGGACGCAGCTCCCGCTGCAGATGTTGTTGCACATTCCAGGAATTCAGAGATTGCTGTCGAGAGCTCTTCATCAGTTCTAGATGAAAAAAGTGAGTCGAGCAGTAGTAACCAGACTGCTGAGATTGGTCCAGTGGTTAATTTGGAGGAGAGAGACTCGGATGTGGCTGTTGTCCAGGACAGGAATGTGTCTGAATTGTCAAATACAGAGGGTACTGTCAAACTgcaagaatcaaagaaagagaaTGTTTCAGATTCACCAGAAAGCATAGAAAATCAACAAGGACAGAAATCGGATTCAGTTTCCGTCAAAGAACAAGACCAACTTGAGGAG GCTCAGGGATTGTTAAAAAGTGCTGTTAAGACTGGTCAATCAAAAGAAGCTAGGTTAGCTCGG GTTTGTGCTGGACTTTCATCCCGCCTCCAGGAGTATAAGTCTGAAAATGCACAACTGGAGGAACTTCTTGTTCAAGAG AGAGAGAAATCTAGCTCGTATGAGGCTCACATAAAGCAACTACAGCAAGAAATATCAATGTCCAGGGTAGAAGGTTCAAGAGCCGAGTCAAATATGTTTGATGCTTTGACTGCAAAAAATGCAGAGATTGAATCTCTTGTCAAATCATTGGACTCTTGGAAGAAAAGAGCAGCAGCTTCAGAAGAGAAGCTAGCTTCTTTAGAG GAAGATATGGATGGTCTCAAGAGGAACCGTGAACTTACTGAAACCAGGGTCATCCAG GCTTTACGGGAGGAACTTGCTACTACAGAGCGTAGGGCTGAAGAAGAGCGTATTGCACATAATGCCACAAAGATG GCAGCTGTTGAGAGAGAAGTAGAATTAGAACATCGGGCTGTCGAGGCTTCAAATGCTCTTGCTAGAATCCAG AGAGCCGCTGACCAAAGCTCATCAAGAGCACTGGAATTGGAGCACAAGGTGGCTGTGCTTGAG GTTGAATGTGCTTCGCTGCAACAAGAACTTCAGGAGATGGAAGCTCGTAATCGCCGTGCGCAGAAAAAGCCTTCTGAAGAAGCTAATCAAGTTCTTCAG ATGCAGGCATGGCAGGAAGAAGTTGAGCGTGCACGCCAAAGCCAACGAGAGGCTGAGGCAAAGATATCGTCATTGGAG GCTGAGTTACAGAAGATGAGAGTTGAAATGGCTGGAATGAGAAGAGACGCAGAGCATTATTCCAGACAG GAGCATGTTGAGCTAGAGAAGAGATATCGTGAGCTAACTGACTTGCTG TACCACAAACAAACACAATTGGAATCCATGGCCAGCGAAAAAGCTGCATTAGAGTTCCAACTGGAGAAATCATTGAAACAATTTCATGAAGTGCAG ATTGAAGCAGAAAGGAGTAAATCAACTCGTAGATCCGCATCGTCATGGGAAGAAGATAGTGATATTAAGGCATTAGA gcctcttcctcttcatcatcgaCACATGGCAACAGCAAATCAGCAG TTACAAAAGGCTGCAAAGCTTCTAGATACAGGAGCTGTCCGTGCAACAAGATTTTTGTGGCGACATCCTGTTGCTCGAGTCAGCCTGCTATTCTATCTG GTGTTTGTGCATTTGTTCTTGATGCACTTGCTGCACCGACTTCAG GACTTTGCATCCAGAGAAGGAACATCAGGCATGGGTGATCTGGCTCTTGCCAATGGGAACCTGCCATAG
- the LOC101761904 gene encoding GATA transcription factor 12 — translation MEAAAAAEYGYYGGGGAGPRERKGAAGCGDHFVVDDLLVLPYDDDEEGDGEAAAAGDGGAPPCLQAAGAGGGVKEEGGLGNFSADSSTVTALDSCSNSFSGLADGDFPGEFCEPYDQLAELEWLSNYMGEGDDAFATEDLQKLKLISGGYSPAVNVPPAPLAPAAAASAVSAAQPGMFIPEAPVPAKARSKRSRAAPGNWSSRLLVLPPPPASPPSPASMAISPAESGVSAQAFPAKKPSKPSKKKDAPPAPQALPSSASAVQSAGSAASAEGRRCLHCETDKTPQWRTGPMGPKTLCNACGVRYKSGRLVPEYRPAASPTFVMSKHSNSHRKVLELRRQKEVQHQPPHQAHVIAGGGPGGLMHMQSSLLFDGPAAAPIVAGDDFLIHHHLGADYRQLI, via the exons atggaggcggcggcagcggccgagTACGGgtactacggcggcggcggcgcgggtcccCGCGAGAGGAAGGGCGCCGCCGGGTGCGGGGACCACTTCGTCGTGGACGACCTCCTCGTGCTCCcgtacgacgacgacgaggaaggggacggggaggcggcggcggccggagacggcggggcgccgccgtgcctgcaggccgccggggcgggcggcggcgtcaaGGAGGAGGGCGGCCTCGGGAATTTCTCGGCCGACTCGTCCACCGTCACGGCCCTCGACAGCTGCAGCAACTCCTTCTCCGGGCTAGCCGACGGCGACTTCCCGGGGGAATTCTGCGAGCCG TACGATCAATTGGCGGAGCTGGAATGGCTGTCCAATTACATGGGCGAGGGCGACGATGCCTTCGCCACCGAGGACCTCCAGAAGCTGAAGCTCATTTCCGGCGGGTACTCCCCGGCTGTGAACGTGCCACCGGCTCCTTTGGCCCCTGCGGCCGCGGCTTCAGCCGTCTCCGCGGCGCAGCCTGGTATGTTCATCCCGGAGGCGCCGGTCCCTGCCAAGGCCCGTAGCAAGCGCTCCCGCGCTGCCCCGGGCAACTGGTCGTCACGTCTCCTCGTGCTCCCTCCGCCCCCGGCCTCGCCACCGTCGCCAGCGTCCATGGCCATCTCGCCGGCGGAGTCCGGCGTCTCGGCCCAGGCGTTCCCCGCCAAGAAACCGTCAAAGCCGTCCAAGAAGAAggacgcgccgccggcgccacagGCGCTGCCCTCGAGCGCGTCCGCGGTGCAGTCGGCCGgctcggcggcgtcggcggaaGGGCGGCGGTGCCTGCACTGCGAGACGGACAAGACGCCGCAGTGGAGGACGGGGCCCATGGGCCCCAAGACGCTGTGCAACGCATGCGGGGTGCGGTACAAGTCGGGCCGGCTGGTGCCGGAGTACCGGCCCGCGGCGAGCCCGACCTTCGTGATGTCGAAGCACTCCAACTCCCACCGCAAGGTGCTAGAGCTGCGCCGCCAGAAGGAGGTGCAGCACCAGCCGCCGCACCAGGCGCACGTGATCGCCGGCGGTGGTCCTGGCGGGCTAATGCACATGCAGAGCTCGCTGCTGTTCGAcgggcccgcggcggcgcccatcgtcgccggcgacgacttCTTGATCCACCACCACTTAGGGGCAGACTACCGGCAGCTTATCTAG
- the LOC101762323 gene encoding zinc finger CCCH domain-containing protein 19, whose protein sequence is MTDAEPPPTVGVEEALPTTPDIALDGDGEGYKFAEAIEGEKDGGAPYGEGGKVEEGSKSCGDDVVADELLGIEEDPNLTDVDETDEQEEDAGAEVQTSDVAAAVDVLAEVGAAVASSTLVDAPTEVGMQTNEVTAVDDLTEVGAALVSSTSMDDPTEVSTSLVNEDCNIVSTGGVHRLDDQTDKEVDGDSLDADEAAPLDHMRPQMDVAAALLNEVETEIVKAGDPVAEAITNMDMQVQTGDDSEAEGVGTIADAATTDEESKHMGAVTTTTDDSKKHNGTVGDDASNEGIQMDRDGLTGDDSELKEIATADEDHVEEEGMQMGAINITGDMDKEGRIVVENIADEAVDGVAVPEEKAVQTDEAGDDIPEEEDVQMGGVGLTGNDNEQEEAVTADHGVEEDAMLMDAVANDDDEDNEIVGEDVAEEAVTGTVGDDAPEEEAVHMDDDDDDDEPPPLIAKKGGGRRKRGRPSSKAQAVVKPSVKRKDEEEVCFICFDGGDLVICDRRGCPKAYHPSCVNRDDDFFKSKGRWNCGWHICSNCQKPARHMCYTCTYSLCKACMKDAKFSCVRGNKGFCETCMNTVMLIENREEATDQMDVDFDDKSSWWYLFKDYWLNLKTNLSLTVEEISAAKYQKSGELPDTNDEEANSESSLGRHLENNTPKKRGRKRSKEAAIEDGSERKESTGKSTKQGLSSIPDAQTSSGKKVRKLSKRSLSRQHSSKESESVGTSTSSAEEASWASEELLNFVAHMRNGDKSVISQFDVQPLLLDYIKRNNLRDPRRKSQIICDSLLQSLFGKKRVGHFEMLKLLESHFPMSEVSPSADENHGGVVDPDPSQDADGNSEASVVMSSEKRRKSRKYDQRRQPNLDDYAAIDNHNIGLMYLRRNLMEELIGDVDTFDEKVVGSFVRIRIPGTGQRQDIYRLVQIVGTGRAAEKYKSGKKTTDITLEILNLDKREAVTIDIISNQEFTEEECKRLRQSIKYGFIPRLTVGEVQEKARVLQTLKVNDWIESEKMRLGHLRDRASDMGHRKELRECVEKLKLLSTPEERARRLNEEPEIHADPAMDPDYESPEEQEQETERSSFNKSRGSFLRKDGNLVSPVKGDGRNPLQRDSKTNWESNRNTWAESSPHMESPLSRRSTFSSPGDSAGYTSKSESPNIGAQTVKLEGTTHSASQGPSGVSSGILAANVGSGAKTASQSAINESEKIWQYMDPSNKIQGPFSIVQLRKWNSNGYFPPSLKIWKASEKQDDSILLTDALAGKFEKDLPPWEPPHVSASQIDKTPLLEESTIAGEQTPKSVVPKSFSSSDQRPDYSSTNLGASMMHSGAQGYYGVQNSHAGYTNQQSLTGSWNAASNQFGVAVNPMTPTQPAMGSFSGQNIVAAGNMVHLTPGMTPATANAELTSDLPSQNQVPSALPQMDDRLADGENSSHGRVCSSAEGTRNQMSTPSAASVQPSVTAIAGSDTQSGGWTVPAQAANTSGQSQVAGNMTWGPAPQGDGSMGWGMMGQSNMNMPWVASAQGASGYNMGVTMPTQPNAVPNMGWLPNPGNASMNMIWAATQGQGTTNAAAMMGGQMQGVAMAQWGGVAAGNANPYPGWGTQQVGNMNQNVNWSAPVQGNPGQANNSMNWNAPNGNPDWNNQQRDSGGRQSGNRDSGGRPWKRAGGDGGSWGNKAPGVCWSFVDRGKCWKGDCRFVHPTNTDGYSSRNDRHFDRQHSGNERRHDNHNEGNDRQFDRQPSDNERHHDRPDGRHDGRDDDRHDDRQADRSQSREPH, encoded by the exons ATGACCGACGCTGAGCCACCTCCTACAGTGGGGGTGGAGGAGGCCTTGCCGACCACCCCAGATATTGCGCTAGACGGTGACGGTGAGGGCTACAAATTTGCTGAGGCTATTGAGGGTGAGAAGGATGGCGGAGCTCCTTATGGTGAAGGTGGCAAGGTGGAGGAGGGTTCAAAGTCCTGTGGTGATGATGTCGTGGCAGATGAACTCTTGGGGATTGAGGAAGACCCCAATCTGACCGATGTTGATGAGACTGACGAACAAGAGGAGGATGCTGGTGCAGAGGTGCAAACGAGTgacgttgctgctgctgtggatGTTCTTGCAGAGGTGGGTGCTGCTGTGGCATCCTCAACATTGGTGGATGCTCCCACAGAGGTTGGTATGCAAACCAACGAGGTTACTGCTGTGGATGATCTCACAGAGGTGGGTGCTGCCCTGGTATCATCTACATCGATGGATGATCCCACAGAGGTGAGTACTTCCCTGGTCAATGAAGACTGCAATATAGTTTCCACCGGAGGTGTGCATAGGTTGGATGACCAGACTGATAAGGAGGTTGATGGTGACTCCCTTGATGCTGATGAGGCTGCTCCCTTG GATCATATGAGGCCGCAGATGGATGTGGCTGCAGCTCTGTTAAATGAGGTGGAAACAGAGATTGTGAAAGCTGGAGACCCTGTTGCAGAGGCGATCACAAATATGGATATGCAGGTCCAAACTGGAGATGACAGTGAGGCGGAAGGTGTTGGCACTATTGCTGACGCTGCTACAACAGATGAGGAGAGCAAGCATATGGGTGCAGTTACCACGACCACAGATGACAGCAAGAAACATAATGGGACAGTGGGTGATGATGCATCCAATGAGGGGATACAGATGGATAGAGATGGGCTAACTGGAGATGATAGTGAGCTAAAGGAGATTGCAACAGCTGATGAAGATCACGTGGAAGAGGAAGGCATGCAGATGGGTGCAATAAACATTACTGGAGACATGGACAAGGAAGGCAGAATTGTTGTTGAAAACATTGCAGATGAAGCTGTAGATGGTGTGGCTGTCCCTGAAGAAAAGGCTGTGCAGACGGATGAGGCTGGTGATGATATCCCTGAAGAAGAGGATGTGCAAATGGGGGGAGTTGGCTTGACAGGCAATGATAATGAACAGGAAGAGGCTGTGACAGCTGATCATGGAGTGGAAGAAGATGCTATGCTGATGGATGCAGTTgccaatgatgatgatgaagataacGAAATTGTTGGTGAAGATGTTGCAGAAGAAGCTGTCACTGGCACAGTTGGTGACGATGCCCCTGAAGAAGAGGCTGTGCATatggacgatgacgacgacgatgacgagcCTCCTCCTTTAATTGCAAAGAAAGGTGGAGGGCGTCGAAAGAGAGGTCGTCCATCTTCCAAGGCCCAGGCTGTGGTGAAGCCATCTGTAAAGaggaaggatgaggaggaggtttGCTTCATTTGCTTTgatggtggtgatcttgtgatctGTGATCGTAG GGGCTGCCCTAAAGCTTATCATCCTTCGTGTGTTAATCGGGATGATGATTTCTTCAAGTCAAAGGGTCGGTGGAATTGTG GGTGGCACATCTGTAGCAACTGTCAGAAACCTGCACGCCATATGTGTTACACATGCACCTATTCATTATGCAAGGCTTGCATGAAAGATGCAAAGTTCAGCTGTGTCAGAGGAAACAAGGGCTTTTGTGAGACATGCATGAACACCGTGATGTTGATCGAAAATAGAGAGGAGGCAACTGACCAAATG GATGTGGATTTTGATGACAAAAGCAGCTGGTGGTATTTGTTCAAGGATTATTGGTTAAATTTGAAGACAAACTTGTCATTGACAGTTGAGGAAATATCAGCAGCCAAATATCAAAAGAGTGGTGAACTACCTGATACTAATGATGAAGAGGCTAATTCTGAAAGTTCATTGGGGCGACATCTagagaacaatacaccaaaaaaGAGGGGaaggaaacgatcgaaggaagCTGCCATTGAGGATGGTTCTGAAAGAAAAGAGAGCACTGGAAAGTCTACCAAACAAGGCCTGTCAAGCATCCCTGATGCTCAGACTTCTTCAGGGAAAAAGGTTAGAAAATTATCCAAGCGTTCTTTGAGCAGGCAGCATTCATCAAAAGAATCTGAAAGTGTTGGGACGTCTACATCCTCAGCTGAAGAGGCCAGCTGGGCTTCTGAGGAGCTCTTAAACTTTGTAGCTCATATGAGAAATGGTGACAAATCTGTGATCAGCCAGTTTGACGTTCAACCCCTTTTACTTGACTATATCAAGCGCAACAATTTGCGTGATCCTCGTCGAAAAAGCCAGATAATTTGTGATTCTTTGCTCCAAAGCCTCTTTGGCAAAAAACGAGTTGGGCATTTTGAGATGCTTAAGCTTCTTGAATCACATTTTCCCATGAGTGAGGTTTCACCATCAGCCGATGAAAATCATGGTGGTGTAGTAGACCCTGATCCTAGTCAGGATGCTGATGGTAACAGTGAAGCTTCAGTTGTTATGAgttcagaaaaaagaagaaaatcacgCAAGTATGACCAGAGACGTCAGCCTAATCTTGATGACTATGCAGCAATAGATAACCATAACATTGGATTGATGTACCTGCGTCGCAACCTAATGGAAGAGTTGATTGGTGAtgttgatacatttgatgagaAAGTTGTTGGATCATTTGTGAGAATAAGAATACCTGGTACTGGGCAAAGGCAGGACATTTATCGACTTGTACAAATTGTTG GCACTGGAAGAGCTGCGGAAAAATATAAATCTGGGAAAAAGACTACTGATATAACGCTGGAGATTCTGAACTTAGACAAGCGGGAGGCAGTAACTATTGACATAATCTCGAACCAGGAGTTCACTGAG gaGGAGTGCAAACGTTTGCGTCAAAGCATAAAGTATGGATTCATCCCAAGGCTGACAGTG GGAGAGGTTCAGGAGAAGGCAAGGGTTCTCCAGACCCTAAAAGTCAATGAT TGGATTGAAAGTGAAAAGATGCGACTTGGGCACCTTCGTGACCGCGCGAGTGATATGGGCCATAGAAAAGA GCTTAGGGAATGTGTAGAGAAGCTGAAGCTGCTAAGCACTCCAGAGGAGCGTGCTCGTAGGCTAAATGAAGAACCTGAAATACATGCTGACCCTGCGATGGATCCAGATTATGAATCTCCAGAGGAACAGGAGCAGGAAACTGAAAGAA GTAGCTTCAATAAGTCAAGAGGTTCTTTCTTGAGGAAAGACGGTAATCTTGTGTCTCCTGTTAAAGGAGATGGTAGAAACCCTTTACAGCGAGATTCAAAAACTAACTGGGAATCTAACCGAAACACATGGGCTGAATCAAGTCCGCATATGGAATCGCCCCTTTCACGGAGATCCACCTTTTCTTCTCCAGGTGATAGTGCTGGTTATACAAGTAAATCAGAAAGTCCAAACATTGGTGCGCAAACAGTTAAACTGGAAGGTACCACACACAGTGCTTCACAAGGGCCATCTGGTGTCTCATCTGGAATTTTGGCTGCTAACGTAGGTTCAGGGGCAAAAACTGCATCACAATCAGCCATTAATGAGTCTGAGAAGATCTGGCAGTACATGGATCCTTCTAACAAAATCCAAGGCCCTTTCTCAATCGTACAGTTGCGGAAATGGAACAGCAATGGGTACTTCCCTCCTAGTTTGAAAATATGGAAAGCTAGTGAGAAGCAGGACGATTCAATACTATTGACTGATGCTTTGGCGGGGAAGTTTGAGAAAGACCTTCCTCCATGGGAACCACCACATGTTAGTGCATCTCAAATTGACAAAACCCCTCTTCTTGAGGAAAGCACAATAGCTGGTGAACAAACTCCAAAATCAGTAGTTCCAAAGTCTTTCTCAAGTAGTGATCAAAGGCCTGATTATAGTTCAACGAACCTTGGAGCATCCATGATGCACTCTGGCGCTCAAGGTTATTATGGAGTGCAAAATTCCCATGCAGGATACACAAACCAACAATCTCTTACTGGAAGTTGGAATGCCGCCTCTAACCAGTTTGGGGTTGCAGTAAATCCGATGACACCTACCCAGCCTGCCATGGGAAGCTTTTCGGGTCAAAATATTGTGGCTGCAGGAAATATGGTTCATTTAACTCCTGGAATGACTCCTGCAACTGCAAATGCAGAATTAACCTCAGATTTACCCTCCCAGAACCAAGTACCATCTGCTTTGCCACAGATGGATGACAGATTAGCAGATGGAGAAAATTCTTCACATGGACGAGTGTGCTCTTCGGCTGAAG GCACAAGGAACCAGATGTCAACACCATCTGCTGCATCAGTACAGCCTTCGGTGACAGCCATCGCTGGCAGTGATACTCAAAGCGGTGGGTGGACTGTACCTGCACAAGCGGCCAACACATCTGGCCAATCTCAGGTAGCTGGAAATATGACCTGGGGACCTGCACCTCAGGGTGATGGAAGTATGGGCTGGGGAATGATGGGACAGAGCAATATGAATATGCCCTGGGTAGCATCAGCCCAAGGTGCTTCAGGCTACAACATGGGGGTAACTATGCCAACACAGCCAAATGCAGTCCCGAACATGGGTTGGTTACCAAATCCCGGAAACGCCAGCATGAACATGATCTGGGCGGCAACTCAAGGTCAGGGGACTACAAATGCAGCTGCCATGATGGGAGGTCAGATGCAAGGAGTTGCCATGGCTCAATGGGGTGGTGTTGCAGCAGGAAATGCAAATCCTTATCCTGGCTGGGGAACCCAACAAGTTGGAAACATGAACCAAAACGTCAATTGGAGTGCTCCTGTGCAGGGAAATCCGGGTCAGGCAAACAATAGCATGAATTGGAATGCGCCAAATGGTAACCCTGATTGGAATAATCAGCAGAGAGACAGTGGGGGCAGGCAGTCTGGAAACCGTGACTCAGGTGGAAGGCCATGGAAGCGTGCTGGTGGCGATGGAGGGTCATGGGGAAATAAAGCACCGGGAGTTTGCTGGTCTTTTGTTGACCGTGGCAAGTGCTGGAAAGGTGACTGCAGATTCGTCCATCCAACAAACACGGACGGATATTCGTCCAGGAATGATCGGCACTTTGATAGGCAGCATTCGGGCAATGAGAGGCGACATGACAATCACAATGAAGGAAATGATCGACAGTTTGACAGGCAGCCTTCGGACAATGAGAGGCACCATGATAGGCCTGATGGCAGGCACGATGGCAGGGATGACGATAGGCATGATGACCGGCAGGCTGATAGGTCTCAGTCAAGAGAGCCGCACTAG